The proteins below come from a single Flavobacterium lindanitolerans genomic window:
- a CDS encoding ABC-F family ATP-binding cassette domain-containing protein: MNYLSVENISKSFGERTLFKDISFGINKDQKIAFIAKNGTGKTSIMRIINGDDEPDTGQVIMRKDIKMAFLSQDHNLQDELTIEESIFASDNEVLDVIHQYEKALENPEDEEAYQKAFDRMDQFNAWDFETQFKQILFKLKLENFKLKVKNLSGGQKKRLSLAIVLINRPDLLILDEPTNHLDLEMIEWLESYFAKENITLFMVTHDRFFLERVCNEIIELDNGKLYQYKGNYSYYLAKKEERIASENSSIDKAQNLFKKELEWMRRQPKARTTKSKSRQDDFYVIKQKAESRRKENQVELEINMERMGSKIIELHKVTKHFGDKIILDNFSFDFQRGERIGIIGKNGTGKSSFLNVLTGTIPLDSGKVVVGDTIKIGYYTQSGINPKPGQRVIDVIKEFGEYIPLTKGKIISASQLLERFLFDNKKQYDYVEKLSGGELKRLYLCTVLIQNPNFLILDEPTNDLDIVTLNVLESFLLDYPGCLLVVSHDRYFMDKIVDHLFVFRGEGVIENFPGNYSDFRAYEDSVEPVKEETVKEKNNWKQQNVSSGLSFNEQKEYQKIEREIKDLEIEKAKIEQLFSDGKVADADIEKKANELQGIILKIEAKEERWFELSAKMEE; the protein is encoded by the coding sequence ACATTTCATTTGGAATCAATAAGGACCAAAAAATTGCTTTTATTGCTAAAAATGGTACAGGCAAGACATCCATCATGAGAATTATCAATGGAGACGACGAGCCGGATACCGGACAGGTCATTATGCGAAAAGACATCAAGATGGCTTTCCTGTCACAAGACCACAATCTTCAGGACGAACTGACCATTGAAGAAAGTATTTTCGCATCTGATAATGAAGTTTTGGACGTAATTCACCAATATGAAAAAGCGTTAGAGAATCCCGAAGATGAAGAAGCTTACCAAAAAGCTTTTGACCGCATGGACCAATTCAACGCATGGGATTTTGAAACACAGTTTAAGCAAATACTGTTTAAGTTAAAACTGGAAAATTTTAAGCTGAAAGTTAAAAATCTTTCCGGAGGACAAAAAAAGCGTCTTTCATTGGCTATCGTCCTCATCAACCGTCCCGACCTGCTGATTCTGGACGAACCCACCAACCATCTAGATTTGGAAATGATTGAATGGCTGGAAAGTTATTTTGCCAAAGAAAACATTACCTTGTTTATGGTGACGCACGACCGTTTTTTTCTGGAACGCGTATGCAACGAAATCATAGAGCTTGACAATGGAAAGCTATACCAATATAAAGGCAATTATTCTTATTATCTGGCGAAGAAAGAAGAGCGGATTGCTTCCGAAAACTCAAGTATAGACAAGGCGCAAAACCTTTTCAAAAAAGAATTGGAATGGATGCGCAGGCAGCCCAAAGCCCGAACTACCAAATCCAAATCGCGTCAGGATGACTTTTATGTTATCAAACAAAAGGCTGAAAGTCGCCGTAAGGAAAACCAGGTTGAACTTGAAATCAACATGGAGCGTATGGGAAGCAAGATTATTGAACTCCATAAGGTCACAAAACATTTTGGAGACAAAATTATTCTGGACAATTTCAGCTTCGATTTCCAGCGTGGTGAACGAATCGGGATTATTGGTAAAAACGGAACAGGTAAATCATCTTTCCTGAATGTACTGACCGGAACTATTCCTTTAGATTCCGGAAAAGTAGTCGTAGGAGACACAATTAAGATAGGATATTACACACAAAGTGGGATTAATCCTAAACCCGGCCAGCGTGTAATCGATGTTATCAAGGAATTTGGCGAATATATTCCGTTAACAAAAGGCAAGATTATTTCGGCTTCACAATTGCTCGAACGTTTCCTTTTTGACAATAAAAAGCAATACGACTATGTAGAAAAATTGAGCGGTGGCGAGCTGAAACGGCTTTACCTTTGTACGGTATTGATTCAGAATCCGAACTTTTTAATTCTGGATGAGCCAACCAATGATTTGGATATCGTGACTTTAAACGTACTCGAAAGTTTCCTTCTGGATTATCCGGGTTGTTTGCTGGTTGTTTCGCACGACCGTTATTTTATGGATAAAATCGTAGACCATTTGTTTGTTTTCCGCGGCGAAGGCGTTATTGAAAATTTCCCGGGCAACTATTCTGATTTCCGTGCTTATGAAGATAGCGTTGAGCCCGTTAAAGAAGAAACCGTTAAAGAAAAAAACAATTGGAAACAGCAAAATGTTTCTTCCGGTCTTTCTTTTAACGAACAGAAAGAATATCAGAAAATTGAACGCGAAATCAAGGATCTGGAAATTGAGAAAGCAAAAATCGAACAGCTATTTTCTGATGGAAAGGTTGCCGATGCCGATATTGAGAAAAAAGCCAATGAGCTTCAGGGCATCATTCTAAAAATCGAAGCGAAAGAAGAACGTTGGTTTGAACTTTCTGCCAAGATGGAAGAATAA